The following are encoded in a window of Aerococcus sanguinicola genomic DNA:
- the dnaB gene encoding replicative DNA helicase, with amino-acid sequence MTKGEIMADSDLIERIPPQNIEAEQAVLGSILLEPDIFTTVNEFVSEEDFYKRSHRLIFSSMQRLNDRDEAIDALTIQEDLQSRGMLENIGGADYIFEIAEKTPTAANAEYYAKIVEEKSILRKLIHATNTIQKESYGEEHDLTTILDGAERQILAVSENRNRNGFIHISQVLQESIGHIEELSKQHEAVTGIATGYPDLDKMTTGLHPDELIILAARPGVGKTAFVLNIAQNISTKQNGRVAIFSLEMGAESLVNRMLCAEGSIDANRLRTGRLEPQEWSDLVVAMGALGESEIYIDDTPGIRVTDIRAKSRRLKQEKGDLDLIVIDYLQLIEGSRRSENRQQEVSEISRQLKKLAKELSVPVIALSQLSRSVEQRQDKRPVLSDIRESGSIEQDADIVAFLYREDYYQREGSEEEENPDADNNIIEVIIEKNRSGARGTVKLIFTKEFNKFSSVSFRDEAEM; translated from the coding sequence ATGACGAAGGGGGAAATCATGGCTGATAGTGACTTAATAGAACGTATTCCTCCTCAGAATATTGAAGCTGAGCAGGCAGTATTGGGTTCAATTTTACTTGAGCCGGATATTTTTACAACTGTCAATGAATTTGTCAGTGAAGAAGATTTTTATAAAAGAAGCCACCGCTTGATTTTTAGCTCTATGCAGCGACTCAATGACCGGGACGAGGCGATTGATGCCTTGACGATCCAGGAAGATCTACAGAGCCGGGGCATGCTGGAGAATATCGGTGGGGCTGACTATATTTTTGAAATTGCTGAGAAGACACCGACGGCAGCGAATGCGGAGTATTATGCCAAGATTGTCGAAGAGAAGTCGATCCTTAGAAAGCTGATCCATGCGACCAATACGATTCAGAAGGAATCTTACGGTGAGGAACATGACTTGACGACTATCCTGGATGGAGCCGAGCGGCAAATCCTAGCGGTGAGTGAGAATCGCAATCGGAATGGTTTTATCCATATCTCCCAGGTGCTCCAGGAATCGATTGGACATATTGAAGAATTGTCCAAGCAGCATGAGGCGGTCACGGGGATTGCAACGGGTTACCCTGATCTTGATAAGATGACCACGGGCCTGCATCCGGATGAATTGATTATCCTTGCAGCCCGGCCTGGGGTAGGGAAGACGGCTTTCGTTCTGAATATTGCCCAGAACATTTCGACCAAGCAGAATGGTCGAGTAGCCATCTTCAGTCTGGAAATGGGGGCCGAGTCCTTAGTCAACCGGATGCTCTGTGCAGAAGGCAGTATCGATGCTAACCGTCTGCGGACGGGACGTTTAGAGCCGCAAGAGTGGTCTGACCTAGTCGTTGCCATGGGGGCCCTGGGGGAGTCTGAGATTTACATCGATGACACGCCGGGGATCCGGGTGACAGATATTCGGGCTAAGTCGCGCCGACTCAAACAAGAAAAGGGAGACTTGGACCTGATTGTGATTGACTACTTGCAGTTGATCGAAGGGAGCCGGCGGAGCGAGAACCGCCAGCAGGAAGTGTCTGAGATTTCTCGGCAATTAAAGAAATTAGCTAAAGAACTGAGTGTGCCGGTCATTGCCCTGTCCCAACTTTCTCGGAGTGTGGAACAGCGGCAGGATAAGCGGCCTGTCCTCAGTGATATCCGGGAATCCGGTTCGATCGAGCAGGATGCGGATATTGTTGCCTTCCTTTACCGTGAGGATTATTATCAAAGAGAGGGCAGCGAAGAGGAAGAGAATCCGGATGCTGATAATAACATTATTGAAGTGATTATTGAGAAGAACCGGAGTGGGGCCCGCGGGACAGTGAAATTAATCTTCACTAAGGAATTCAATAAATTCTCCTCGGTAAGTTTCCGCGATGAAGCGGAGATGTAG
- the rplI gene encoding 50S ribosomal protein L9: MKVIFLQDVKKQGKKGEIKEVSTGYAQNYLIKKGLAKEATNSAISALKGKQKAEAKEAAEEKAEAEKLKALLEDEKTVAEVKAKGGEDGRLFGSVPSKQIATALKDQYGIKIDKRKIELPNPIRAFGYRNVPVKLHPDVEATIRVHVVEE; this comes from the coding sequence ATGAAAGTCATATTCTTACAAGATGTTAAAAAACAAGGTAAAAAAGGTGAAATTAAGGAAGTTTCTACCGGCTATGCGCAAAACTACCTGATTAAAAAAGGCCTAGCTAAAGAAGCAACTAATAGTGCCATCTCTGCCCTCAAAGGCAAACAGAAGGCAGAAGCCAAAGAAGCCGCTGAAGAAAAGGCAGAAGCTGAAAAATTAAAGGCCCTTCTAGAAGATGAGAAAACGGTTGCTGAAGTTAAGGCTAAGGGTGGCGAAGATGGCCGTCTCTTTGGTTCTGTGCCATCTAAGCAGATTGCGACAGCCTTGAAGGACCAATATGGGATTAAGATCGATAAACGGAAGATTGAATTACCCAACCCAATCCGTGCTTTTGGCTATCGGAATGTGCCTGTGAAATTACATCCGGATGTTGAAGCGACGATCCGGGTACATGTTGTTGAGGAATAG
- a CDS encoding DHH family phosphoesterase: MQKNYKQSKQHPELKDGRISLAIGIAALLLLACAILAFISSVKLGALILVLVILVALVLLYAWNALEYEFAKQMERLENRLQSVQNEILLQMPIGIILFNPNDNLIDWVNPYLLKYFDRNDLIGHELEEIDEDLAEVFHRLYEEEGQSTDRIQWQDRFFDVGLLRDQRAMYFMDVTKYGEISQAASNNRMIIGHILVDNYDEIMSALNDRRKSTIDNYMTKQLSTWGRKYNSFVKELDDDRFLLIGTYGALQEMEEDKFQIIDTIREATSKWNFPLTLSIGISYREMDDPLSISEIGDQAQANVDLALSRGGDQVVIKVKNQKARYYGGKTNPMVKRTHVRSRQIANTIAKMMQENQTIFVMGHDYPDMDAIGACVGIRRIAQMNNSHCYIVVNEDRINQDIKRVIEELRQDPDNAEAIISPSQAEEMVQPDSLVFLVDVHRPSITVAPELIEAVNGIVVIDHHRKGEEVANNILLEYIEPYASSACELITEFFEYQNPEGSPVNRLEATIMLAGITVDSRNFSLRTGSRTFDAASYLKSNGADSILIQEFLKEDLNDYIDRSQLIESVQYVEPNMGIAQGPDGQVYSTVIAAQAADTLLSMNGIAASFVVFQRNDGRVGISARSMGNVNVQTIMEELGGGGHLSNAATQISDVTVSEAVDQLKAVLAKDKEE; this comes from the coding sequence ATGCAAAAAAATTACAAGCAGTCTAAGCAGCATCCTGAATTAAAAGATGGTCGCATTTCTCTTGCGATTGGGATTGCTGCACTCTTACTCTTGGCTTGTGCCATCCTAGCCTTTATCTCTAGTGTGAAATTAGGGGCTCTCATCCTCGTATTAGTTATCTTAGTAGCTTTAGTTTTACTTTATGCTTGGAATGCCCTGGAATATGAGTTTGCCAAGCAAATGGAGCGGCTCGAAAATCGTTTGCAATCGGTTCAGAATGAGATTTTATTGCAGATGCCGATTGGTATTATCTTGTTTAATCCGAATGATAATTTGATCGACTGGGTGAATCCTTATTTATTGAAGTATTTTGACCGTAATGATTTGATTGGCCACGAACTCGAAGAAATTGATGAAGATTTGGCCGAGGTTTTCCATCGCTTATATGAGGAAGAGGGCCAATCAACGGATCGGATTCAATGGCAGGATCGATTCTTTGATGTGGGGCTTTTGCGCGACCAGCGGGCTATGTATTTCATGGATGTGACTAAGTATGGTGAAATTAGCCAGGCTGCCAGCAATAACCGTATGATTATCGGCCATATTTTGGTGGATAATTATGATGAAATCATGTCGGCCTTGAATGACCGCCGCAAGTCAACGATCGATAACTACATGACCAAGCAATTGTCGACTTGGGGTCGAAAGTATAATAGTTTTGTTAAAGAATTGGATGATGACCGCTTCCTTCTCATCGGGACTTACGGGGCCTTGCAAGAGATGGAAGAGGATAAATTCCAGATTATCGATACCATCCGGGAAGCCACTTCTAAGTGGAACTTCCCACTGACCCTTTCAATTGGGATTTCTTATCGTGAGATGGATGACCCGCTGAGTATTAGCGAAATCGGGGACCAAGCCCAAGCCAATGTGGACCTGGCCTTGAGCCGTGGGGGTGACCAAGTTGTCATCAAAGTTAAGAACCAAAAGGCCCGTTACTATGGGGGAAAAACCAATCCAATGGTTAAGCGGACCCATGTGCGGTCGCGGCAAATTGCCAATACGATTGCTAAGATGATGCAGGAAAACCAAACCATCTTTGTTATGGGGCACGATTATCCCGATATGGATGCTATTGGTGCATGTGTGGGAATTCGGCGTATTGCTCAAATGAATAATAGCCACTGCTATATCGTGGTGAATGAAGATCGGATCAACCAGGATATTAAGCGGGTAATTGAGGAATTACGTCAAGATCCTGATAATGCAGAGGCTATTATTTCGCCAAGCCAGGCCGAAGAGATGGTCCAACCAGACTCTCTTGTCTTCTTGGTGGATGTTCACCGGCCTTCTATTACGGTAGCCCCTGAATTAATTGAAGCTGTTAATGGGATTGTGGTTATTGACCACCACCGGAAAGGCGAAGAAGTGGCCAACAATATTCTCTTAGAATACATTGAGCCCTATGCTTCCTCGGCCTGCGAATTGATTACGGAATTCTTTGAATACCAGAATCCAGAAGGCAGTCCAGTTAATCGCTTGGAAGCGACGATCATGTTGGCAGGGATTACTGTTGACTCGCGAAACTTCTCTTTGCGTACGGGCTCACGGACCTTTGATGCAGCTTCTTATCTGAAGTCCAATGGGGCCGATTCCATTCTCATCCAAGAGTTCTTGAAGGAGGACCTCAATGATTATATCGACCGCAGCCAATTGATCGAGAGCGTTCAGTATGTTGAGCCCAATATGGGGATTGCCCAGGGGCCGGACGGTCAAGTGTATTCCACTGTGATTGCCGCCCAAGCAGCGGACACCCTCTTGTCTATGAATGGGATAGCTGCTTCCTTCGTTGTCTTCCAACGCAATGATGGTCGGGTCGGCATCTCGGCTCGGAGTATGGGGAATGTCAACGTGCAAACGATTATGGAAGAACTAGGTGGTGGCGGCCACTTATCCAATGCTGCCACACAGATTTCCGATGTCACGGTGAGTGAAGCGGTCGACCAGTTGAAAGCAGTTTTAGCAAAAGATAAGGAGGAATAA
- the rpsR gene encoding 30S ribosomal protein S18 yields the protein MAQNRRRGGRRRRKVCFFCANHVDHIDFKDTDLLQRYISEKGKILPRRVTGTCAKHQRALATAIKRSRVMALLPFTVQD from the coding sequence ATGGCACAAAATCGTCGTCGTGGTGGCCGTAGACGTAGAAAAGTATGTTTCTTCTGCGCTAACCATGTAGATCACATTGATTTTAAAGATACAGATTTATTACAACGTTATATTTCTGAAAAAGGTAAAATCTTACCTCGCCGTGTAACTGGTACATGTGCAAAACACCAACGTGCTTTAGCAACTGCTATTAAACGTTCACGTGTAATGGCCCTATTACCATTTACCGTTCAGGACTAA
- the ssb gene encoding single-stranded DNA-binding protein: protein MINNVVLVGRLTREVDLRYTQSGIAVANFTVACDRNFRNSQGETETDFISCVMWRKSAENFAKFTRKGSLVGIEGSIQTRNYENQQGQRVYVTEVLANNFSLLEPKSVTESRPQSNNNSYGNNAYQGNNFGSSNQNQDPFASQANQDPFASNDNSSPFSAGGFGNDNPFASGNNDQNQSSNNDGSSINIADDDLPF, encoded by the coding sequence ATGATTAACAATGTCGTATTAGTTGGCCGATTAACTCGAGAAGTCGATTTACGTTATACGCAAAGCGGCATCGCTGTTGCTAACTTTACAGTAGCTTGTGATCGCAACTTTCGTAATTCACAGGGTGAAACTGAGACAGACTTCATTTCCTGTGTGATGTGGCGTAAGTCAGCCGAAAATTTTGCTAAGTTTACCCGGAAAGGTTCCCTCGTCGGAATTGAAGGGAGCATTCAAACGCGTAACTACGAAAACCAACAAGGGCAACGTGTTTACGTAACAGAAGTTTTAGCTAATAATTTCAGCTTACTAGAACCAAAATCAGTTACTGAAAGTCGTCCACAATCTAACAACAATTCATATGGTAACAATGCTTACCAAGGCAATAACTTTGGTTCATCAAACCAAAACCAAGATCCATTTGCTTCCCAAGCAAATCAAGATCCTTTTGCCTCTAATGATAATTCTTCTCCGTTTAGTGCAGGCGGATTTGGCAATGATAACCCATTTGCTTCTGGTAACAACGACCAGAACCAATCATCTAACAATGATGGGTCTTCGATTAATATTGCCGATGATGACCTGCCATTCTAA